In Kordia antarctica, the following proteins share a genomic window:
- a CDS encoding MmcQ/YjbR family DNA-binding protein codes for MNIELLREYCISKPAVTEEFPFDQDVLVFKVLGKMYALTSLKGWEAGTASINLKCDPEKAEELREAYESIKPGFHMSKTHWNTVELYQGELSTKFIQELIDDSYYLVIQGMTKKQKAALENYQ; via the coding sequence ATGAATATTGAATTGCTAAGAGAATATTGCATTTCCAAACCAGCAGTTACAGAGGAATTTCCTTTTGATCAAGACGTATTGGTTTTCAAAGTTTTAGGTAAAATGTATGCGCTAACTTCTCTAAAAGGTTGGGAAGCAGGAACAGCTTCAATCAATCTAAAATGCGATCCAGAAAAAGCAGAAGAACTTCGTGAAGCATATGAAAGTATCAAACCAGGATTTCATATGAGTAAAACACATTGGAATACTGTGGAACTTTATCAAGGAGAACTTTCAACAAAATTCATTCAAGAACTTATAGATGATTCCTATTATTTAGTCATCCAAGGAATGACCAAAAAACAAAAAGCAGCATTAGAAAATTACCAGTAA
- a CDS encoding DUF1272 domain-containing protein, whose protein sequence is MLEIRPNCEHCNKDLLSDSQEAMICTFECTYCESCVTGILKNVCPNCGGDFTKRPIRPEKLLEKYPPSAKRVYNPTDLSAHYQRITAIKAETINKTKN, encoded by the coding sequence ATGTTAGAAATTCGACCAAACTGCGAACATTGCAACAAAGATTTACTTTCTGATTCGCAGGAAGCAATGATTTGCACATTTGAATGTACGTATTGCGAAAGCTGTGTAACTGGAATTTTAAAAAATGTATGCCCAAATTGTGGAGGAGATTTTACCAAGCGACCAATTCGCCCTGAAAAACTGCTAGAAAAATATCCGCCAAGCGCAAAACGTGTGTACAATCCTACTGATTTGTCAGCACATTACCAGCGAATTACCGCAATAAAAGCGGAAACAATCAATAAAACAAAAAATTAA
- a CDS encoding response regulator — MENLSFLFIEDDEIEVLKFKKSLKKLGFTHRILEAKNGEEALEILRKKEDLPNVILLDLNMPKMNGLEFLKELKDDIHLRYIPAIIVTTSNNHQDMLESYKLGIAGYIIKPLRYEDYIAKIQCVVDYWMVNEVINF; from the coding sequence ATGGAAAATCTTTCGTTTTTATTTATCGAAGATGACGAGATTGAAGTATTAAAGTTCAAAAAATCCTTAAAAAAACTAGGATTTACGCACCGAATACTTGAAGCTAAGAATGGAGAGGAAGCACTAGAAATCTTGAGAAAAAAAGAAGATTTGCCTAATGTCATTCTGTTAGATTTGAACATGCCTAAAATGAACGGACTTGAGTTTTTAAAAGAACTTAAAGATGATATCCACTTGCGTTATATTCCAGCAATTATTGTAACCACATCTAACAATCACCAAGACATGTTGGAAAGTTATAAACTTGGAATTGCAGGTTACATCATAAAACCATTACGATACGAAGATTACATAGCTAAAATACAATGTGTTGTAGACTATTGGATGGTAAATGAAGTCATCAACTTCTAA
- a CDS encoding PAS domain S-box protein, translating to MKDTIQSLKLALQNEKKAREQAEEILLHRTSELLEVREALQAKITEYDVFFENLLDSFIVMDTMGNVIKMNDAAVKLFGYDIKEEEFNVVNIIYREDFEYAMNSFAKLIENGSFPNYEARVYTKDKQVKWVQINSSLIYNEEGEIIAAQGVVRDITEAKENAADYEEQREQLATIVDNSTLGIVLAQDRKIIKTNKAFQKLVQYSEEELVGFPYEKLSFDESIGELRLLYDQMHNGEINQYSTKKKYKRKDGTSFLSKTNVTGVRDAQGKIKYQLALIEDVTEKYKRRLMLNTLNSLTRSFIGKLTIHDIAWEIANVTAHDLEFEDCVVYLVNKKTKLLEQIAGYGAQVDKNKEIINKIYIPFGKGLVGHVAQTGKAELINDTTKDKRYVVDDKRRSSEITVPIIVNGEVVGIIDSENSVKNFFTKEHLRLLKNVADLVSIQLTNAVNLERRIEAESQNEELLENLKRSNKELRDFAHIVSHDLKSPLRSINALVSWFQEDYEEVLDEGANETFEKLNNKLEQMDALIDGILRYSSVNDKSVLIVQKVKVKEILEEIQTILYIPEHIQFIFPEDLPIIKADKTRIKQLFQNLISNAIDYVDKEDGKIEVKFKELKYYWKFSVSDNGIGIAKAYHDKIFKIFQTLDTKGKSTGIGLSIVKKIIELYKGDIYLESEEGKGTTFFFKLKK from the coding sequence ATGAAAGATACAATTCAATCCCTCAAACTAGCTCTTCAGAACGAAAAAAAAGCACGCGAACAAGCGGAAGAAATACTCTTACATCGCACAAGCGAATTGTTAGAAGTACGCGAAGCACTACAAGCCAAAATTACGGAATACGATGTTTTTTTTGAGAATTTACTCGACTCATTTATTGTCATGGACACAATGGGAAATGTGATCAAAATGAATGATGCTGCCGTGAAACTATTTGGCTATGACATTAAAGAAGAAGAGTTTAATGTTGTCAATATCATTTACAGAGAAGACTTCGAATATGCAATGAATTCTTTTGCAAAACTCATAGAAAATGGCTCTTTTCCAAACTACGAAGCAAGAGTTTATACCAAAGATAAACAGGTAAAATGGGTTCAAATCAACTCAAGCTTAATCTATAATGAAGAAGGTGAAATTATTGCAGCGCAAGGTGTTGTAAGAGATATTACGGAAGCCAAAGAAAATGCCGCTGACTATGAAGAACAACGTGAACAATTGGCAACTATTGTAGATAATTCTACATTAGGAATTGTGTTAGCGCAAGATCGAAAAATCATTAAAACGAATAAAGCTTTCCAAAAACTAGTGCAATATTCAGAAGAAGAATTAGTAGGATTTCCTTATGAAAAACTATCTTTTGATGAATCAATTGGAGAATTACGACTGTTGTATGACCAAATGCACAATGGAGAAATAAATCAATACAGCACTAAAAAAAAATACAAGCGTAAAGACGGAACTTCTTTTTTATCCAAAACAAATGTAACAGGAGTTCGTGACGCGCAAGGAAAAATAAAATATCAATTGGCGCTCATTGAAGATGTAACAGAAAAATACAAAAGGCGTTTGATGTTAAATACATTAAACAGTTTAACACGTTCGTTTATTGGAAAACTGACCATTCACGATATTGCTTGGGAAATAGCAAACGTAACAGCACACGATTTAGAATTTGAAGATTGCGTCGTGTATTTAGTCAACAAAAAAACAAAACTCTTAGAGCAAATTGCAGGTTACGGCGCACAAGTAGACAAGAATAAAGAAATCATAAACAAAATTTACATTCCGTTTGGCAAAGGACTTGTCGGTCATGTAGCGCAAACAGGAAAAGCCGAATTGATAAACGACACAACCAAAGATAAACGTTATGTAGTTGACGATAAAAGACGCTCTTCTGAAATTACAGTTCCTATCATTGTCAATGGTGAAGTTGTCGGGATTATAGATTCTGAAAACTCAGTCAAAAACTTCTTCACCAAAGAACACTTGCGACTTCTAAAAAATGTTGCAGACTTAGTGTCAATTCAATTGACAAATGCTGTAAACCTAGAACGTAGAATAGAAGCGGAAAGTCAAAACGAAGAATTGTTAGAAAACTTAAAACGAAGTAACAAAGAACTTCGTGATTTCGCACATATTGTTTCGCACGATTTAAAATCGCCTTTGCGAAGTATAAATGCGTTAGTATCTTGGTTTCAAGAAGATTATGAAGAAGTTTTAGATGAAGGTGCTAATGAAACTTTCGAGAAATTAAACAACAAATTAGAGCAAATGGACGCGCTGATTGACGGGATTTTGCGGTATTCTAGTGTGAATGATAAAAGTGTATTAATCGTACAAAAAGTTAAAGTCAAGGAAATTTTAGAAGAAATACAAACAATTTTATACATTCCGGAGCACATTCAATTTATCTTTCCAGAAGATTTACCAATAATTAAAGCCGATAAAACACGTATCAAACAATTGTTTCAAAACTTAATTAGTAATGCAATTGATTACGTAGATAAGGAAGACGGAAAAATAGAAGTGAAGTTCAAAGAGTTGAAATACTATTGGAAGTTTTCTGTTTCTGACAATGGAATCGGAATTGCTAAAGCGTATCATGATAAAATTTTCAAAATATTTCAAACCTTAGATACAAAAGGAAAATCTACAGGAATTGGATTATCTATTGTGAAAAAAATTATTGAGCTTTACAAAGGAGATATTTATTTAGAATCTGAAGAAGGAAAAGGAACAACATTCTTCTTTAAACTTAAAAAATAA
- a CDS encoding Hpt domain-containing protein has product MQLESPNLSYIKELADGDTEFEAKLISILKKELPKEKEAFIKSVHAKNYQNSAELVHKIKHKISILGLEKSYEFSISFEEELKNDNPQHYEAFLSILQNMEEFLITI; this is encoded by the coding sequence ATGCAGCTAGAAAGTCCAAATTTATCCTACATAAAAGAACTTGCCGATGGCGACACGGAGTTTGAAGCAAAATTAATTTCAATCCTAAAAAAAGAACTTCCAAAAGAAAAAGAAGCGTTTATAAAAAGTGTTCATGCAAAAAACTATCAAAATTCAGCAGAGCTCGTGCATAAAATTAAACATAAAATTAGTATTTTGGGGCTTGAAAAAAGTTATGAGTTTTCAATTTCCTTTGAAGAAGAACTGAAAAATGACAATCCCCAACATTATGAGGCATTTCTCAGCATTTTGCAAAACATGGAAGAATTTTTAATTACTATATAA
- a CDS encoding LytR/AlgR family response regulator transcription factor yields the protein MKCIIVDDEATARAITKQLCKKIEMLTIAEEFDNAIDAIKYLNTNGVDLIFLDIHMPTFSGFDFIQTLKNPPQIILTTSDKNFALDAFEYDCVIDYLVKPITPERFAKAVARINDRNTTAATTTIEDAAPAIPEETSIAGNNLYVNIDRRLVKINIPDIYLIEAKGDYIKIKAEDKNYIVHSTLKKIEEKLPSNLFLKVHRSYIINTTKIVDIEDNSVLIKQDVIPVSRANRKELMQRLNLL from the coding sequence ATGAAATGTATAATTGTAGATGATGAAGCCACTGCAAGAGCAATCACAAAACAGTTGTGTAAAAAGATTGAAATGCTCACAATTGCAGAAGAATTTGATAACGCGATTGACGCTATAAAATATCTAAACACGAATGGAGTTGATCTTATCTTTTTAGATATACACATGCCAACATTCTCAGGATTTGATTTCATTCAAACCTTAAAAAACCCGCCACAAATCATTCTCACAACTTCTGATAAAAACTTTGCGTTAGATGCGTTTGAATATGATTGTGTCATTGATTACTTAGTAAAACCAATAACACCAGAACGTTTTGCCAAAGCTGTTGCGCGTATAAACGATCGAAATACGACAGCTGCAACAACAACGATTGAAGATGCTGCGCCTGCAATTCCTGAAGAAACGTCAATAGCAGGAAACAATCTATATGTAAATATTGATCGTCGTTTGGTAAAAATCAACATTCCAGATATTTACCTAATAGAAGCAAAAGGTGATTACATAAAAATAAAGGCAGAAGACAAAAACTACATTGTACATTCTACACTGAAAAAAATTGAAGAAAAACTACCGAGTAACTTATTCTTAAAAGTGCATCGTTCATACATAATTAACACGACTAAAATTGTTGATATTGAAGACAATAGTGTTTTAATAAAGCAAGACGTCATTCCTGTAAGTAGAGCAAACCGAAAAGAACTAATGCAACGCTTAAATCTTTTATAA
- a CDS encoding DUF4407 domain-containing protein, with amino-acid sequence MLKQFFLVCSGVDLNLIRDCSDGEQTKYAGIGATVFFTALMAFIASAYALYTVFDNPFAAVGFGLIWGLLIFNLDRFIVSTLRKRKNKFDEFLQATPRIILAVIIAIVISKPLELKIFEKEINQVLLEQKNELTLSNKTQIAQQFTPEIEQISQEITRLKNDVTAKEQEVNGLYETYIAEAEGRKGTELIGKGPVYQEKRDKHDAALQELQAFRAENSEKVAAKELAITDLITKQKEQEATTQPIIDGFDGLMARVNALGELAWLPSFFIFLLFLAIETSPIFAKLFTSKGEYDFKFQDAEDAVKTWVTQKVHQRKTLLQTDQSLNNKVYADIAEEEELYTYKRKKARELMQLQADAFFNLQKKQF; translated from the coding sequence ATGTTAAAACAATTTTTTCTCGTCTGTTCAGGCGTTGACCTCAACCTTATACGCGATTGTAGCGATGGCGAACAAACTAAATACGCCGGAATTGGCGCAACCGTCTTTTTTACTGCGCTTATGGCTTTTATTGCAAGTGCGTACGCTTTGTATACCGTTTTTGATAATCCGTTTGCAGCCGTTGGCTTTGGACTTATTTGGGGATTGTTAATTTTTAATTTGGATCGTTTTATTGTTTCTACGCTTCGAAAACGAAAAAATAAGTTTGATGAGTTTTTACAAGCAACTCCACGAATTATTTTAGCCGTTATTATTGCGATTGTTATTTCGAAACCATTGGAATTGAAAATCTTTGAAAAAGAGATCAATCAAGTGTTGTTGGAACAGAAAAATGAATTGACACTTTCAAATAAAACTCAAATTGCACAACAATTTACACCTGAAATCGAGCAAATCTCACAAGAAATTACACGGTTAAAAAACGATGTAACTGCAAAAGAACAAGAAGTGAATGGTTTGTACGAAACGTATATCGCGGAAGCGGAAGGACGAAAAGGCACAGAATTGATCGGAAAAGGTCCAGTATATCAGGAAAAGCGTGATAAACATGATGCTGCTTTGCAAGAGTTACAAGCATTTCGTGCTGAAAATAGTGAAAAAGTAGCCGCAAAAGAACTCGCAATTACTGATTTGATTACGAAACAGAAAGAACAAGAAGCTACCACACAACCAATTATTGACGGTTTTGATGGTTTGATGGCGCGCGTAAATGCACTTGGCGAGTTGGCTTGGCTTCCATCATTTTTTATATTTTTATTGTTTTTAGCAATAGAAACTTCTCCAATTTTTGCCAAATTATTTACCTCAAAAGGCGAATATGATTTTAAGTTTCAAGATGCAGAAGATGCTGTAAAAACTTGGGTTACGCAAAAAGTTCATCAACGTAAAACGCTGTTACAAACAGATCAGTCATTGAACAATAAAGTATATGCTGATATTGCCGAAGAAGAAGAATTATACACCTACAAACGCAAAAAAGCCCGTGAATTAATGCAATTACAGGCTGATGCTTTTTTTAATTTACAGAAAAAACAATTTTAA